A window from Micromonospora terminaliae encodes these proteins:
- a CDS encoding HAD family hydrolase: MPSLMVGFDLDMTLVDSRPGIAAAYRALTAQTGVPVDAELAVSRLGPPLRTEIAHWFPPEQVEEAVLAYRELYPAYAITPTLPMPGAEDAIKAVHARGGRVMVVTSKIGRLAKLHLDHLGLAVDELAGDLFAEQKATALREHGATLYVGDHVADMAAAQAAGIPGVGVATGPCTRDDLSAAGARVVLDDLTGFPAALDRIIGLALEG; this comes from the coding sequence ATGCCCTCGCTCATGGTCGGCTTCGACCTCGACATGACCCTGGTCGACTCGCGCCCCGGCATCGCGGCCGCCTACCGGGCGCTGACCGCGCAGACCGGCGTGCCCGTCGACGCCGAGCTGGCGGTCTCCCGCCTCGGGCCGCCGCTGCGCACCGAGATCGCGCACTGGTTCCCGCCCGAGCAGGTCGAGGAGGCGGTCCTCGCGTACCGGGAGCTCTACCCGGCGTACGCGATCACCCCGACCCTGCCGATGCCCGGCGCGGAGGACGCGATCAAGGCGGTGCACGCGCGCGGCGGCCGGGTCATGGTGGTGACCTCCAAGATCGGCCGGCTGGCGAAGCTGCACCTCGATCACCTCGGCCTGGCCGTCGACGAGCTGGCGGGTGACCTGTTCGCCGAGCAGAAGGCGACCGCGCTGCGGGAGCACGGCGCGACCCTCTACGTCGGCGATCATGTGGCCGACATGGCCGCCGCACAAGCCGCGGGAATCCCGGGCGTGGGAGTGGCAACCGGCCCCTGCACGAGGGACGACCTGAGCGCCGCCGGGGCGCGCGTGGTGCTGGATGATCTCACCGGATTCCCAGCGGCGCTGGACCGGATCATCGGGCTAGCCTTGGAGGGGTAG
- a CDS encoding MarR family winged helix-turn-helix transcriptional regulator gives MTERTVTAKRVPPAQLAPQLRDAITRLNRRVRQARPVGDLTVTQLSALTSLNLAGALTPRELADIERVQPPTMTKIVAKLEDRGLVQRTPHPTDGRQVILAATEGGRAVLDQFERARNEWLASRLAALTEEERDTLRRAADILQGIARA, from the coding sequence GTGACGGAGCGGACGGTGACGGCGAAACGCGTGCCACCGGCGCAGCTGGCCCCTCAGCTGCGTGATGCGATCACCCGACTCAATCGGCGGGTCCGACAGGCCCGACCGGTCGGCGACCTCACGGTCACCCAGCTCTCGGCGCTCACCAGCCTCAATCTGGCGGGCGCCCTGACACCCCGGGAGCTGGCCGACATCGAGCGGGTGCAGCCGCCCACGATGACGAAGATCGTCGCGAAGCTGGAGGACCGCGGCCTCGTGCAGCGGACCCCCCACCCGACCGACGGACGGCAGGTCATCCTGGCGGCTACCGAGGGGGGACGGGCCGTACTCGACCAGTTCGAGCGGGCCCGCAACGAGTGGCTGGCCAGTCGGCTGGCCGCCCTGACCGAGGAGGAACGCGACACGCTGCGACGTGCCGCCGACATCCTGCAGGGCATCGCTCGCGCCTGA
- a CDS encoding 1,4-dihydroxy-6-naphthoate synthase — protein sequence MALSLAISPCPNDTFVFDALVHGRVPGAPAVEVTYADVDVTNTAAERGAFDLVKVSYAALPWLLDEYHLLPCGGALGRGCGPLVLTRGDRTDLSGATVAVPGERTTAYLLFRLWAAEQPPARIEVVPFHEIMPGVAAGRYDAGLVIHEARFTYPRHGLTALVDLGEWWEGDTGLPIPLGAILARKGAVDPVEAAAWIRESVRQAWADPEASREYVLAHAQEMEPDVVDRHIGLYVNEFTADLGEAGFAAVEALLGRAADAGLVPQTSSSRATAWTS from the coding sequence GTGGCGCTCTCCCTGGCGATCTCGCCCTGCCCCAACGACACCTTCGTCTTCGACGCCCTCGTGCACGGCCGGGTGCCCGGCGCGCCGGCCGTCGAGGTGACCTACGCGGACGTGGACGTCACCAACACGGCCGCCGAGCGTGGGGCGTTCGACCTCGTGAAGGTGAGCTACGCGGCGCTGCCGTGGCTGCTCGACGAATACCACCTGCTGCCCTGCGGTGGGGCGCTCGGTCGGGGTTGCGGGCCGCTGGTGCTGACGCGCGGCGACCGGACCGACCTCTCCGGTGCGACGGTGGCCGTGCCGGGTGAGCGGACCACGGCGTACCTGCTGTTCCGGCTCTGGGCTGCGGAGCAGCCGCCGGCGCGGATCGAGGTCGTGCCGTTCCACGAGATCATGCCGGGCGTGGCGGCCGGGCGGTACGACGCCGGGCTGGTGATCCACGAGGCGCGCTTCACCTACCCGCGGCACGGGCTGACCGCCCTGGTCGACCTCGGCGAGTGGTGGGAGGGCGACACGGGGCTGCCGATCCCGCTCGGCGCGATCCTGGCCCGCAAGGGCGCCGTGGACCCGGTCGAGGCGGCCGCCTGGATCCGCGAGTCGGTCCGGCAGGCGTGGGCCGACCCGGAGGCCAGCCGGGAGTACGTGCTCGCGCACGCGCAGGAGATGGAGCCCGACGTGGTGGACCGGCACATCGGCCTCTACGTCAACGAGTTCACCGCCGACCTGGGAGAGGCCGGCTTCGCCGCCGTGGAGGCGCTGCTGGGCCGGGCCGCCGACGCCGGGCTCGTCCCTCAGACCTCCAGCTCGCGCGCCACGGCGTGGACCAGCTGA
- a CDS encoding MFS transporter — protein MPLSSRPGRSVLGRTVGTGIRATRLLLRGSLHGGRWMTRRAGTARARSAGNEVGMVRLFDLHALSCAGDTLIAIGLAGTIFFDVPLGEARNKVALYLLVTMVPFAMLAPVVGPLLDHFRHGRRYALAATMLGRAFLAWLISDYIGGFGLYPAAFGVLALSRAYGVARSAAVPRLLPEGLGLSQVGARASVYGTVAGALVAPIGLAAFWLGPQWPLRVASVIFLIGMVISLRLPPRADSEPPERVPRPLRALRRRDGERPLGRGRPAGRLVIATLIGAAALRGLYGFLLLFLAFAIKAGDLTTDFFGRDLGAQGALGLVGGALAVGTFLATAIGTRLRIHRPAAIQSSGTVIVAGVAVLAALKFSLPMVALLCLVASMMSGIAKLAVDASIQERIPERLRASSFAHSETALMLAFVAGGGLGLVPFTGPVGVAVAACVAALVAARGVLVATRLRSEHLLGRPLGDDELATEAGGAVDDATPTSPAPHRADPRPHPDDDDLAPPGFHIYRPSSSVGGPGGSEDENRREPRGPVA, from the coding sequence ATGCCGCTGTCCTCCCGCCCCGGCCGGTCCGTCCTCGGGCGGACCGTCGGCACCGGCATCCGCGCCACCCGCCTACTGCTCCGGGGCTCGCTGCACGGCGGCCGGTGGATGACCCGGCGGGCCGGCACGGCCCGGGCCCGCAGCGCCGGCAACGAGGTCGGCATGGTCCGCCTCTTCGACCTGCACGCCCTCTCCTGCGCCGGCGACACCCTGATCGCCATCGGCCTGGCCGGCACCATCTTCTTCGACGTCCCGCTGGGCGAGGCGCGCAACAAGGTGGCCCTCTACCTGCTGGTGACCATGGTCCCGTTCGCCATGCTCGCGCCGGTGGTCGGCCCGCTGCTGGACCACTTCCGGCACGGCCGCCGCTACGCGCTCGCCGCCACCATGCTGGGCCGGGCCTTCCTGGCCTGGCTGATCTCCGACTACATCGGCGGCTTCGGGCTCTATCCCGCCGCGTTCGGGGTGCTCGCCCTCTCCCGGGCGTACGGGGTGGCCCGCTCGGCCGCGGTGCCCCGGCTGCTGCCCGAGGGGCTCGGGCTGTCGCAGGTGGGTGCCCGGGCGAGCGTCTACGGCACGGTGGCCGGCGCGCTGGTCGCCCCGATCGGGCTGGCCGCGTTCTGGCTCGGGCCGCAGTGGCCGCTCCGGGTCGCCTCCGTGATCTTCCTGATCGGCATGGTGATCTCGCTGCGGCTGCCGCCACGGGCCGACTCGGAACCACCGGAGCGGGTGCCCCGGCCGCTGCGGGCGCTGCGCCGGCGGGACGGGGAACGCCCGCTGGGCCGGGGCCGCCCCGCCGGCCGACTGGTGATCGCCACGCTGATCGGCGCGGCGGCGCTGCGCGGGCTCTACGGCTTCCTCCTGCTCTTCCTGGCCTTCGCGATCAAGGCCGGTGACCTGACCACCGACTTCTTCGGCCGGGACCTGGGCGCCCAGGGTGCGCTCGGCCTGGTCGGCGGCGCCCTGGCGGTGGGCACCTTCCTGGCCACCGCGATCGGCACCCGGCTGCGCATCCACCGCCCGGCGGCGATCCAGTCCAGCGGCACGGTCATCGTGGCCGGCGTGGCGGTGCTCGCCGCGCTGAAGTTCTCGCTGCCCATGGTGGCGCTGCTCTGCCTGGTCGCCTCGATGATGAGCGGCATCGCCAAGCTCGCGGTCGACGCCTCGATCCAGGAGCGGATCCCGGAGCGGCTGCGCGCCAGCTCGTTCGCCCACTCGGAGACGGCACTGATGCTGGCCTTCGTGGCCGGCGGCGGGCTCGGCCTGGTCCCGTTCACCGGCCCGGTCGGCGTGGCTGTCGCCGCCTGCGTGGCCGCGTTGGTGGCCGCCCGCGGCGTGCTGGTGGCCACCCGGCTGCGCAGCGAGCACCTGCTCGGCCGCCCGCTCGGCGACGACGAGCTGGCCACCGAGGCAGGCGGGGCGGTGGACGACGCCACCCCCACGTCCCCGGCCCCGCACCGCGCCGACCCGCGGCCGCACCCGGACGACGACGACCTGGCCCCGCCCGGTTTCCACATCTACCGCCCCTCCTCCTCCGTCGGCGGCCCGGGCGGCAGCGAGGACGAGAACCGGCGGGAGCCCCGGGGACCGGTGGCGTGA
- a CDS encoding cold-shock protein, translating into MPTGRVKWYDAAKGYGFVTSDEGGDVFLPKGALPAGVADLKGGQRVDFSVVDSRRGAQAMGVKLLEAPPSVAELRRRPAEELHGLVEDMIKVLEAKVQPDLRRGRFPDRKTAQKIAQLVHAVARELEV; encoded by the coding sequence GTGCCGACGGGTCGAGTGAAGTGGTATGACGCGGCCAAGGGATACGGGTTCGTCACCAGCGACGAGGGTGGCGACGTGTTCCTGCCCAAGGGCGCGCTACCGGCGGGTGTCGCCGACCTGAAGGGCGGCCAGCGGGTCGATTTCAGCGTGGTGGACAGCCGGCGGGGCGCCCAGGCCATGGGGGTCAAGCTGCTGGAGGCGCCGCCCTCGGTGGCGGAGCTGCGCCGGCGGCCGGCCGAGGAGCTGCACGGCCTGGTCGAAGACATGATCAAGGTGCTGGAGGCGAAGGTCCAGCCGGACCTGCGCCGGGGCCGCTTCCCGGACCGGAAGACCGCGCAGAAGATCGCTCAGCTGGTCCACGCCGTGGCGCGCGAGCTGGAGGTCTGA
- a CDS encoding helix-turn-helix domain-containing protein codes for MPGPDLGEFLRRLRRRADLSQRELADRAGVPQAAVARIESGRTTDPRYRTVERLIRAAGGRVGFDAGPAGEDGCPPPVPHGKLRDEAGRRYPAHLDVWEVREPRDWPGAWWAEWYTLPPKRWPLPLPPATYRLNRDHRDRRREGDRIRRSVAVRRVTGPTVPTTAWRFVAELPGGDLVGELRAHEQSPHLRWGGEERPGEWEVVLDGVLVAAERRRLGIGRRLVEALLAEVASGGLAGERDGQRDQPVRPRVCVRALAQEPGITFLEACGFELEASRPAALRFERPVSGGRLRPR; via the coding sequence GTGCCTGGGCCGGATCTGGGTGAGTTCCTTCGCCGGCTCCGGCGACGGGCGGACCTGAGCCAGCGGGAACTGGCCGATCGGGCGGGAGTTCCGCAGGCCGCGGTTGCGCGGATCGAGTCGGGGCGGACCACCGACCCGCGTTACCGGACGGTGGAGCGGCTGATCCGGGCGGCGGGAGGACGGGTGGGATTCGACGCCGGGCCGGCCGGCGAGGATGGCTGCCCGCCGCCGGTGCCGCACGGGAAGCTGCGGGACGAGGCCGGTCGGCGCTATCCCGCACATCTCGACGTGTGGGAGGTCCGCGAACCCCGGGACTGGCCGGGCGCGTGGTGGGCGGAGTGGTACACGTTGCCGCCGAAGCGGTGGCCGCTACCGCTGCCGCCGGCCACCTACCGGTTGAACCGGGACCACCGGGATCGGCGGCGCGAGGGCGATCGGATTCGGCGGTCCGTGGCGGTACGGCGAGTGACCGGGCCGACCGTGCCGACGACGGCGTGGCGTTTCGTGGCCGAACTGCCGGGCGGTGACCTGGTGGGTGAGCTGCGGGCGCACGAGCAGAGCCCGCACCTGCGGTGGGGTGGCGAGGAGCGCCCAGGGGAGTGGGAGGTTGTCCTGGACGGCGTGCTGGTCGCGGCCGAGCGCCGCCGGCTGGGCATCGGGCGTCGGCTGGTGGAAGCGCTGCTCGCCGAGGTGGCGTCGGGTGGTCTCGCGGGCGAGCGCGACGGGCAGCGGGATCAACCGGTGCGCCCGCGGGTCTGCGTCCGGGCGCTGGCCCAGGAGCCGGGAATCACCTTCCTGGAGGCGTGCGGATTCGAGCTGGAGGCGAGCCGGCCGGCGGCGTTGCGCTTCGAGCGGCCGGTCAGCGGAGGGCGGCTGCGGCCGCGGTGA
- a CDS encoding DUF3027 domain-containing protein — translation MGNNGPVTRPASARAPRLDQVCAAAVDVARAAITEVEPADVGEHLQAVAEGDRLVTHYFECRLAGYRGWRWAVTVTRVPRSRTVTICETVLLPGADALLAPGWVPWQERLKPGDLGPGDLLPTPADDERLAPGYLLSDDPAVEETAWELGLGRARVLSREGRADAAQRWYDGDHGPDAAISVAAPAAARCGTCGFYLPLAGAMRQAFGACGNFYAPDDGRVVSADHGCGAHSETLIEATETPVDELPTVYDDSAVEAVSVSRAPGSVEAAEPAEPYGHS, via the coding sequence ATGGGGAACAATGGTCCGGTGACCAGGCCCGCCTCCGCCCGCGCTCCCCGACTCGACCAGGTGTGCGCCGCCGCCGTCGATGTGGCCCGCGCCGCCATCACCGAGGTGGAACCCGCCGACGTCGGCGAGCACCTCCAGGCGGTCGCCGAGGGCGACCGGCTCGTCACCCACTACTTCGAGTGCCGCCTGGCCGGCTACCGGGGCTGGCGCTGGGCCGTCACGGTCACCCGGGTGCCGCGCAGCCGCACCGTCACCATCTGCGAGACCGTGCTGCTGCCGGGCGCCGACGCGCTGCTCGCCCCCGGCTGGGTGCCCTGGCAGGAGCGGCTCAAGCCGGGCGACCTGGGCCCCGGCGACCTGCTGCCCACCCCGGCCGACGACGAGCGGCTCGCCCCCGGCTACCTGCTCTCCGACGACCCGGCCGTCGAGGAGACCGCCTGGGAGCTGGGCCTCGGCCGGGCCCGGGTGCTGTCCCGCGAGGGCCGCGCCGACGCGGCCCAGCGCTGGTACGACGGCGACCACGGCCCCGACGCCGCGATCTCGGTGGCCGCGCCGGCCGCCGCCCGCTGCGGCACCTGCGGCTTCTACCTGCCGCTGGCCGGTGCGATGCGGCAGGCCTTCGGCGCCTGCGGCAACTTCTACGCCCCGGACGACGGCCGGGTGGTCAGCGCCGACCACGGCTGCGGCGCGCACTCCGAGACGCTGATCGAGGCGACCGAGACGCCGGTGGACGAGCTGCCCACGGTCTACGACGACAGCGCCGTGGAGGCGGTCTCGGTGAGCCGGGCCCCGGGCTCGGTCGAGGCGGCCGAGCCGGCGGAGCCCTACGGCCACTCCTGA
- a CDS encoding futalosine hydrolase — MSGLLVVTAVPAEADAIRAGLTDPTVTVAPVGVGPAVAGAATARLLALAEAAGRPYRAVVSAGIAGGFVDRAPVGGTVLATRSVAADLGAESPTGFIAVEDLGMPPELLGGGSVVPADPGLLGALRTALPEATVGAVLTVSTVTGTAASTAALADRHPDAVAEAMEGYGVAVAATQAGLPFAELRTVSNPIGPRDRGSWRMREAFAALTAAAAALR, encoded by the coding sequence GTGAGCGGGCTGCTGGTGGTGACCGCCGTGCCCGCCGAGGCCGACGCGATCCGGGCGGGCCTCACCGATCCCACGGTCACGGTCGCGCCGGTCGGGGTGGGACCCGCCGTGGCCGGCGCCGCCACCGCACGGCTGCTGGCGCTGGCCGAGGCGGCCGGACGCCCGTACCGAGCGGTGGTCAGCGCGGGCATCGCGGGCGGCTTCGTGGACCGCGCCCCGGTCGGCGGCACCGTCCTGGCCACCCGCAGCGTCGCCGCCGACCTGGGCGCCGAGTCCCCTACCGGCTTCATCGCCGTGGAGGACCTGGGCATGCCGCCGGAGCTGCTGGGCGGCGGCAGCGTCGTACCCGCCGACCCCGGCCTGCTGGGCGCCCTCCGCACCGCCCTGCCGGAGGCCACCGTCGGCGCGGTGCTCACGGTCAGCACGGTGACCGGCACCGCCGCGAGCACCGCGGCCCTCGCCGACCGGCACCCCGACGCCGTGGCCGAGGCCATGGAGGGGTACGGCGTCGCCGTCGCCGCCACCCAGGCCGGCCTCCCCTTCGCCGAGCTGCGCACGGTCTCCAACCCGATCGGCCCGCGCGACCGCGGCTCGTGGCGGATGCGCGAGGCGTTCGCCGCCCTCACCGCGGCCGCAGCCGCCCTCCGCTGA
- a CDS encoding DUF2530 domain-containing protein: protein MVPIAVAGLVVWAVAGLVLLLFFRDWLTAHGHQNWLWTCLAGFLWGFPGLAVMMRHDANRRRRRAATARQG from the coding sequence ATGGTGCCGATCGCCGTCGCCGGGCTGGTCGTCTGGGCGGTGGCGGGGCTGGTGCTGCTGCTCTTCTTCCGTGACTGGCTCACCGCGCACGGGCACCAGAACTGGCTCTGGACCTGCCTGGCCGGTTTCCTGTGGGGCTTTCCCGGCCTGGCCGTGATGATGCGGCACGACGCCAACCGGCGCCGCCGCCGGGCCGCCACCGCCCGTCAGGGCTGA
- a CDS encoding MFS transporter: MQAKLSTMFQSLRVRNYRLFATGQLIKLIGVWMMYIAQDWLVLDLSGNSATALGVVTALQFTPVLLLTLISGRLADRYDKRMLLFVANIFWTVLALAMSLLVVTGLVQLWHVFAFAALLGVFNAVETPVRQAFVSELVGMPLLPNALSLNAATFNSARILGPAVAGLAIAAFDVGPVFLITAFSSIAPLVNVVRMRTSELYRKDLPPAGERDQAKVVDGLRYVARRPDILLPMALMSVVGMTLFNFQLTLAALAKTVFKTGAASFGLFTTALAVGALVGALAGTGRRSRPTVWLVLGAAVGCASFGTLVGLAGSYWLVVALLLPTGFFMVFFAQAANQRVQLGVDAAFRGRVMALWVLVFLGTNPVGAPIIGWVAETFGAGASIWIGGLISLAAALLALTWQLRRSGARLRLRVLPMPRFYVVSPGAE; encoded by the coding sequence GTGCAGGCCAAGTTGAGCACGATGTTCCAGTCCCTACGAGTCCGCAACTACCGACTCTTCGCCACCGGACAGCTGATCAAGTTGATCGGCGTCTGGATGATGTACATCGCTCAGGACTGGCTCGTCCTCGACCTCAGCGGCAACTCGGCGACCGCGCTCGGCGTGGTCACCGCGCTCCAGTTCACCCCGGTGCTGCTGCTGACACTGATCTCCGGCCGCCTCGCCGACCGCTACGACAAGCGGATGCTGCTCTTCGTCGCCAACATCTTCTGGACCGTGCTGGCGCTGGCCATGAGCCTGCTCGTGGTCACCGGGCTGGTGCAGCTCTGGCACGTCTTCGCGTTCGCCGCCCTGCTCGGGGTGTTCAACGCGGTGGAGACCCCGGTGCGGCAGGCGTTCGTCTCCGAGCTGGTCGGCATGCCGCTGCTGCCGAACGCGCTCTCGCTCAACGCGGCCACCTTCAACTCGGCCCGGATCCTCGGCCCGGCCGTCGCCGGCCTGGCCATCGCCGCCTTCGACGTCGGCCCGGTCTTCCTGATCACCGCGTTCAGCTCGATCGCGCCGCTGGTCAACGTGGTTCGGATGCGCACCAGCGAGCTGTACCGCAAGGACCTGCCGCCGGCCGGCGAGCGCGACCAGGCCAAGGTCGTGGACGGCCTCCGGTACGTCGCGCGCCGCCCCGACATCCTGCTGCCGATGGCGCTCATGTCGGTGGTCGGGATGACCCTGTTCAACTTCCAGCTCACCCTCGCCGCGCTGGCCAAGACCGTGTTCAAGACAGGTGCCGCCTCGTTCGGCCTGTTCACCACCGCGCTGGCGGTCGGCGCGCTGGTCGGCGCCCTGGCCGGCACCGGGCGGCGCAGCCGGCCCACCGTGTGGCTGGTGCTCGGTGCGGCGGTCGGCTGTGCCAGCTTCGGCACGCTGGTGGGGCTCGCCGGGTCGTACTGGCTGGTGGTGGCGCTGCTGCTGCCCACCGGGTTCTTCATGGTCTTCTTCGCGCAGGCCGCCAACCAGCGGGTCCAGCTCGGCGTCGACGCCGCCTTCCGAGGCCGGGTCATGGCGCTGTGGGTGCTCGTCTTCCTCGGCACCAACCCGGTCGGCGCGCCGATCATCGGCTGGGTGGCCGAGACCTTCGGCGCCGGCGCGAGCATCTGGATCGGTGGGCTGATCTCGCTGGCCGCCGCCCTGCTGGCGCTCACCTGGCAGCTGCGCCGCTCCGGCGCCCGGCTGCGGCTGCGGGTGCTGCCCATGCCGCGCTTCTACGTGGTGTCGCCCGGGGCGGAGTGA
- a CDS encoding NCS2 family permease → MAIAPPPDHGTPPDPAHPRNAFDRFFEISARRSTPGREVRGGLATFFTMAYIVVLNPLILGSAVDGDGRKLAIPALAAATALVAGVMTILMGVVARFPIALAAGLGVNALVAFEIAPQMTWADAMGLVVIEGVLIGILVLTGLRTAVFRSVPTQLKTAIGVGIGLFLTIIGLVDAGFVRRVPDVANTTVPVGLGIGGKIVSWPLLVFVVGLLLTLVLVVRRVRGAILIGILVSTVLAIVVEAVGNIGPSFVNGKPNPKGWALNVPELPKKVVDIPDLSLLGNFNVLDSWTRVGWLVPLMFVFTLLITDFFDTMGTMVAIGQEGDMLDERGTPPRAREILLVDSIAAAAGGAASVSSNTSYIESAAGVAEGARTGVANLVTGVLFLLAMFLAPLSAVVPFEAASTALVVVGFLMMTAVRTIDWTDYEIAIPAFLTIVLMPFTYSISNGIGAGVITFVLLKLAKGKVRDVHPLLYGVAALFILYFLRGPIESVLL, encoded by the coding sequence ATGGCCATAGCGCCGCCGCCCGACCACGGCACCCCACCCGACCCCGCGCACCCGCGCAACGCCTTCGACCGTTTCTTCGAGATCTCCGCCCGCCGGTCGACGCCGGGCCGGGAGGTCCGGGGCGGGCTGGCCACGTTCTTCACGATGGCGTACATCGTGGTGTTGAACCCGCTGATCCTGGGCAGCGCGGTCGACGGTGACGGGCGCAAGCTCGCCATCCCGGCGCTGGCGGCGGCCACGGCGCTGGTCGCGGGCGTCATGACCATCCTCATGGGCGTGGTGGCCCGGTTCCCGATCGCGCTGGCCGCCGGGCTGGGCGTGAACGCGCTGGTCGCGTTCGAGATCGCACCGCAGATGACCTGGGCGGACGCTATGGGCCTCGTGGTGATCGAGGGTGTGCTGATCGGCATCCTCGTGCTCACCGGGCTGCGTACGGCGGTGTTCCGCTCGGTGCCGACCCAGCTCAAGACGGCGATCGGCGTGGGCATCGGCCTCTTCCTGACGATCATCGGCCTGGTCGATGCCGGCTTCGTCCGGCGGGTGCCCGACGTGGCGAACACGACCGTGCCGGTCGGGCTGGGCATCGGCGGCAAGATCGTCAGTTGGCCCCTGCTGGTCTTCGTGGTGGGCCTGCTGCTCACCCTGGTGCTGGTGGTACGCCGGGTCCGCGGCGCGATCCTCATCGGCATCCTGGTCTCCACCGTGCTGGCGATCGTGGTGGAGGCGGTCGGCAACATCGGCCCGTCCTTCGTGAACGGGAAGCCGAATCCCAAGGGCTGGGCGCTCAACGTGCCGGAGCTGCCGAAGAAGGTGGTCGACATCCCCGACCTCTCGCTGCTCGGCAACTTCAACGTGCTGGACTCGTGGACCCGGGTCGGCTGGCTGGTCCCGCTGATGTTCGTGTTCACCCTGCTGATCACGGACTTCTTCGACACCATGGGCACGATGGTCGCCATCGGCCAGGAGGGCGACATGCTCGACGAGCGGGGCACCCCGCCGCGGGCCCGCGAAATCCTGCTGGTCGACTCGATCGCCGCCGCGGCGGGTGGCGCGGCGTCGGTGTCGAGCAACACGTCGTACATCGAGAGTGCCGCCGGCGTCGCGGAGGGCGCCCGGACCGGGGTGGCCAACCTGGTCACCGGCGTCCTGTTCCTGCTGGCCATGTTCCTGGCGCCGCTGTCGGCCGTGGTGCCGTTCGAGGCCGCGTCCACGGCGCTCGTGGTGGTCGGATTCCTCATGATGACCGCGGTACGCACCATCGACTGGACCGACTACGAGATCGCCATCCCGGCGTTCCTCACCATCGTGCTCATGCCCTTCACCTACTCGATCTCGAACGGCATCGGCGCGGGCGTGATCACGTTCGTGCTGCTGAAGCTGGCAAAGGGCAAGGTCCGCGACGTCCACCCCCTGCTGTACGGGGTGGCGGCGCTGTTCATCCTCTACTTCCTGCGCGGGCCGATCGAGTCCGTGCTGCTCTGA
- the thpR gene encoding RNA 2',3'-cyclic phosphodiesterase: protein MRLFVAVYPPKPAVDDLSAQVSRLRTGAAAAAGTNVRLADPANAHLTLAFLGDVPDDRLVDVESALGLAAQTFRDARGSSPRLRLGGGGSFGRGRFTVLWVDVRGEVDGLAVLARLIRSGLRRARLPHDEKPFRAHLTIARPGDRIDRADVLADRETLHDYLGPEWSADELVLMRSHPGPHPTYDRLAAWPV from the coding sequence GTGCGGCTCTTCGTCGCGGTCTACCCGCCGAAGCCGGCGGTCGACGACCTGAGCGCGCAGGTGTCCCGGCTGCGCACCGGAGCCGCCGCGGCGGCCGGCACCAACGTCCGGCTGGCCGACCCGGCCAACGCCCACCTCACCCTGGCGTTCCTGGGTGATGTGCCCGACGACCGGCTGGTCGACGTGGAGAGCGCGCTCGGCCTGGCCGCGCAGACCTTCCGGGACGCCCGGGGCAGCTCGCCGCGGCTGCGGCTCGGCGGCGGGGGCAGCTTCGGGCGCGGCCGGTTCACCGTGCTGTGGGTGGACGTGCGCGGCGAGGTCGACGGGCTGGCCGTGCTGGCCCGGCTGATCCGGTCCGGGCTGCGCCGCGCCCGGCTGCCGCACGACGAGAAGCCGTTCCGGGCCCACCTGACCATCGCCCGCCCCGGCGACCGGATCGACCGTGCCGACGTGCTCGCCGACCGGGAGACCCTGCACGACTACCTCGGCCCCGAGTGGAGCGCCGACGAGCTGGTCCTGATGCGCAGCCACCCGGGCCCCCACCCCACCTACGACCGCCTGGCCGCCTGGCCGGTCTGA